A single window of Candidatus Eisenbacteria bacterium DNA harbors:
- the tagF gene encoding type VI secretion system-associated protein TagF, translating into MNEKGYEIGCYGKLPVAADFISSQADHPAAAGFVRWLDEAISLARTRLNDDWLEHFQKMPPHGFIYRSNGSSSYLAGALFPSRDQSGRAFPFATFFRSGGSAATLNAAAIPRHLGEFVKAASAIRDGDPSDINDLHRVLNDLGGTIPPMDQMGRGNDWDPLDGWTVGKLAQSLGFGGGIKIVRRVSRNLLDIAPRFQTRPDRTPALGFRFPMPSEAENVLPALTFWLESSRVILGSALPLPIIFWTLAADRSQAHLDLYYMTPPPARFLLLLVPALSSDNLYPLDEDDAPQRMSHNALIAGAMEQAGRSDEPLVSVLRSLDRALGH; encoded by the coding sequence ATGAACGAAAAGGGTTATGAAATCGGCTGCTACGGGAAGCTTCCCGTCGCGGCCGATTTCATTTCGTCTCAGGCTGATCATCCAGCCGCCGCCGGGTTTGTCCGCTGGCTGGATGAGGCGATAAGCCTTGCCCGGACGCGCCTGAACGATGACTGGCTTGAACATTTTCAGAAGATGCCTCCCCATGGATTCATTTATCGCTCCAATGGATCGAGTTCCTATCTGGCGGGGGCGCTTTTCCCCTCCAGGGATCAAAGCGGGCGGGCTTTTCCTTTTGCGACCTTCTTTCGGTCCGGCGGCTCGGCGGCAACCCTCAACGCCGCAGCGATCCCTCGGCACCTCGGGGAGTTTGTTAAAGCGGCGTCGGCGATCCGGGATGGGGATCCGTCTGATATAAATGATTTGCACCGGGTCCTCAATGATCTGGGCGGGACCATTCCCCCCATGGATCAAATGGGGCGGGGCAATGATTGGGATCCGCTGGATGGCTGGACTGTCGGAAAACTTGCACAATCTCTGGGTTTTGGGGGCGGTATCAAGATTGTCCGCCGGGTCAGCCGTAATCTCTTAGATATCGCCCCGCGCTTCCAAACACGGCCTGACCGCACACCGGCCCTTGGTTTCCGCTTTCCGATGCCCTCCGAGGCCGAGAATGTTCTGCCGGCGCTGACGTTCTGGCTGGAATCGTCACGAGTGATTCTGGGATCCGCGCTCCCGTTACCGATCATCTTCTGGACGCTGGCCGCGGATCGCAGCCAGGCCCACCTCGATCTCTACTATATGACGCCCCCGCCGGCGCGCTTCTTACTGCTGCTCGTTCCGGCGCTCTCCAGCGATAATCTTTATCCACTCGATGAGGATGACGCTCCGCAGCGAATGAGTCACAACGCCCTCATAGCGGGCGCCATGGAGCAGGCCGGGCGTTCCGATGAGCCGCTGGTCTCGGTCCTGAGGTCTTTGGACCGCGCCCTGGGCCACTGA
- the tssM gene encoding type VI secretion system membrane subunit TssM, with protein sequence MNLLFRLLKPKSLVTAGAAGLILMALWLGPQFGIPRRYLFFGIIAVFLIWMIVMLIMRVRASRASKALEKSIEEQAQAQIDGSRPGREKDIEELKEGLQQAIEALKRSRVGKSRGSGGALYFLPWYMIIGPPAVGKTTLLKKSGLNFPYADPKRNDPSVKGVGGTRNCDWWFAEEAVILDTAGRYVLPVEEDDSQEWLGFLDLLRRHRGRKPINGLLVAVSIEDLVKGGIEAVEEHAKKIRTRIDELINRLGISFPVYLVFTKCDLIRGFVEYYGDINKDQRASVWGATISRDRSATETAEDIFRAEMALLEQQLLNARIPRQAAGTRSETRADLHFFPLQYQALRDRLAIFIEHLFRVNPYQESPIFRGFYYTSGTQEGRPIDQVINAMLAGFGLTSKDEGMAVAPTETKSYFIRRVFSKIIFPDRHMAGPSAAGERRRRARRVRVFATGAVVTAVLAAALFILSATNRSLIRDVRRLSDKVAVLGQSHSPELTLGHLKDMDALRKKLQKMDMRGQTMAKVMFLGTYQGEPAAEAARELYLRVLLGGVMRPASPVLANKLHRNADSLRVSFDTYYQWYKTWSILQDPGTRFSRPAVKDVTPALSEYWMPLTGGLSSERNQQEYVQLLEKQLEYGSDFPHLLVSYFVPGRDESMDMEAQSVIRRYWSADGMYPSLLASSKIPDVAVSDKVSIDLGVTGSAVVPGVFSAAGWEGPVREYLEQLEEVRTGWVMENTYNDMPASIRNGLLARYALGYAEAWLEYMRGVELAGVTDVETTRTFLERAGKENSPLLQVLREVERNTRFDKEADPSLLDVAEKYGVINEFFRNPTSSNPLRFLKGGDNSGKAPYLEYLERVNALAQAYAAIAAEGGDLRRSEAYLGFGSWIDTRIPQAPEDQVAAEMVRILRLPTAAATRTVRRAVQSDLQVKWNPVYQEYRETLAGRYPLESSDVDASLKDFEKFFGTGGTFWTFYEENLASLVSEDGQVLNQSVTLTNTFLGELRKANHIRHALFSGGRSTAGFDFSIRTRPPERDAASGITVRSMRLDVGGEAFIYNMGARNWSPVRWPGNNPEAGAVLRLDAGTTASLAAMEYDGAWGFFRLMDRTEEIVVGGSEGEVSLIWRFPADKWDVTVTYEVRGLPSRHPLKKNFLRIQFPRDITAN encoded by the coding sequence GTGAATCTGCTGTTCCGGTTGCTTAAACCTAAAAGCCTCGTAACGGCCGGGGCCGCCGGTCTCATCCTGATGGCCCTTTGGCTCGGGCCTCAGTTCGGAATCCCCAGGCGATATCTTTTCTTCGGTATCATCGCGGTCTTCCTGATCTGGATGATCGTCATGCTTATCATGCGAGTTCGCGCCTCCCGTGCATCAAAAGCCTTGGAAAAGTCGATTGAAGAACAGGCGCAAGCCCAAATTGATGGATCGCGGCCCGGCCGGGAAAAAGATATCGAAGAGTTGAAAGAGGGATTACAGCAGGCGATCGAGGCATTGAAGCGGTCCCGCGTCGGCAAGAGCCGGGGAAGCGGGGGCGCGCTGTATTTTCTTCCTTGGTATATGATCATCGGCCCGCCCGCTGTGGGAAAAACGACACTTCTAAAGAAGTCCGGTCTCAATTTTCCCTATGCCGATCCGAAGCGGAATGATCCATCGGTCAAGGGCGTCGGTGGAACACGCAACTGCGACTGGTGGTTTGCCGAAGAAGCGGTGATTCTCGATACGGCCGGCCGGTATGTCCTCCCGGTTGAGGAGGATGATTCACAGGAATGGCTTGGGTTCCTCGATCTGCTCCGGCGCCACCGGGGCCGCAAACCGATCAACGGTCTGCTTGTCGCCGTTTCGATAGAGGATTTGGTCAAGGGGGGAATCGAAGCCGTCGAAGAACATGCCAAAAAAATCCGAACCCGCATCGATGAATTGATAAACCGTCTGGGGATCTCTTTCCCCGTCTATCTTGTTTTTACAAAATGCGATTTGATCCGCGGGTTTGTAGAGTACTATGGCGATATAAACAAAGATCAGCGGGCCTCGGTTTGGGGCGCCACGATCTCCCGCGATCGATCCGCTACGGAAACGGCCGAGGATATCTTCAGGGCCGAGATGGCGCTTCTCGAGCAGCAGCTGTTGAATGCCCGCATTCCACGGCAGGCGGCGGGTACCCGCAGTGAAACCCGGGCCGACTTGCACTTTTTCCCCCTGCAATACCAAGCGCTGAGAGACCGGCTCGCTATATTTATTGAACATCTCTTCCGCGTGAATCCCTATCAGGAGAGTCCTATTTTTCGCGGTTTCTACTATACCAGCGGAACACAGGAAGGCCGGCCGATCGATCAAGTCATCAATGCGATGCTCGCCGGATTCGGATTGACATCTAAAGATGAGGGAATGGCTGTCGCGCCGACCGAGACGAAGTCCTATTTTATCCGCCGGGTTTTTTCAAAAATTATTTTCCCCGACCGGCACATGGCGGGCCCTTCGGCGGCGGGCGAACGGCGTAGGCGCGCGAGGAGGGTCAGAGTCTTTGCTACCGGTGCGGTGGTGACGGCTGTTTTGGCGGCGGCCTTGTTTATCCTCTCCGCAACCAATCGCTCACTGATCCGGGATGTCCGGCGCCTGTCCGATAAAGTCGCCGTGCTGGGGCAGAGTCACTCCCCGGAGCTGACCTTGGGCCACCTCAAGGATATGGACGCCCTTCGCAAAAAGCTCCAGAAGATGGATATGCGCGGGCAGACCATGGCGAAGGTGATGTTTCTCGGCACTTATCAAGGTGAACCGGCGGCTGAGGCGGCGCGGGAGCTCTACCTAAGAGTCCTGCTCGGCGGTGTCATGCGCCCCGCATCACCGGTGCTCGCCAACAAGCTTCATCGCAATGCCGACTCCCTGCGCGTTTCATTCGATACTTATTATCAGTGGTACAAAACGTGGAGCATTCTCCAGGATCCCGGAACGCGTTTCTCGCGGCCGGCGGTAAAGGATGTCACGCCGGCCCTGTCGGAGTATTGGATGCCGTTGACGGGCGGCCTCTCGAGCGAGCGGAACCAACAGGAATATGTACAACTTCTTGAAAAGCAGCTTGAGTATGGTTCGGATTTTCCCCATCTGCTCGTCAGTTATTTTGTGCCGGGGCGCGATGAATCGATGGATATGGAGGCCCAGAGCGTCATCCGCCGCTATTGGTCCGCTGATGGAATGTATCCTTCCCTATTGGCCTCTTCTAAAATTCCCGACGTTGCCGTCTCGGACAAAGTGAGCATCGATCTCGGGGTCACGGGAAGCGCCGTCGTTCCGGGCGTTTTTTCCGCGGCGGGATGGGAAGGGCCGGTCCGTGAATATCTGGAGCAGTTGGAAGAGGTGCGCACCGGATGGGTGATGGAGAACACCTACAACGATATGCCGGCATCGATTCGCAATGGTTTACTGGCACGATATGCTCTGGGTTATGCAGAGGCTTGGCTTGAATATATGCGAGGTGTTGAATTGGCTGGTGTGACGGATGTGGAAACCACCCGCACCTTCTTGGAGCGCGCCGGCAAGGAAAACTCGCCGTTGCTGCAAGTGTTGCGTGAGGTGGAGAGGAACACCCGTTTTGATAAAGAAGCCGATCCGAGCCTTTTGGATGTCGCTGAGAAGTACGGTGTCATAAATGAATTCTTCCGCAATCCCACGAGCTCAAATCCCCTTCGGTTTTTGAAGGGCGGGGATAACAGCGGCAAGGCGCCCTATCTGGAGTACCTCGAACGCGTCAACGCCCTGGCGCAGGCGTATGCGGCGATCGCCGCCGAGGGCGGGGATCTCCGCCGTTCGGAAGCCTATCTGGGATTCGGGAGCTGGATCGATACCCGCATTCCACAAGCACCGGAAGATCAGGTCGCCGCGGAGATGGTCCGCATTCTTCGATTGCCAACGGCTGCCGCCACGCGGACCGTACGCCGCGCCGTGCAGAGTGATCTGCAAGTCAAATGGAATCCGGTTTATCAAGAGTACCGGGAAACATTGGCAGGACGTTATCCTCTCGAATCATCCGATGTGGATGCGTCTTTAAAGGATTTTGAAAAGTTCTTCGGCACAGGCGGGACTTTCTGGACCTTTTATGAAGAGAACCTAGCTTCCTTGGTCTCTGAAGACGGACAGGTGTTAAACCAAAGCGTGACGCTGACGAATACTTTTTTGGGCGAGTTGCGAAAAGCGAATCATATCCGTCATGCCCTTTTCTCCGGCGGAAGAAGTACGGCCGGATTTGATTTTTCAATTCGCACCCGTCCGCCGGAGCGCGATGCCGCATCCGGGATCACCGTGAGGAGCATGCGGCTTGATGTCGGGGGCGAAGCGTTTATTTACAATATGGGCGCGCGCAATTGGAGCCCGGTTCGCTGGCCGGGAAACAACCCGGAGGCGGGCGCGGTTCTGCGACTTGATGCGGGAACCACAGCGTCGCTTGCCGCCATGGAATATGACGGCGCCTGGGGATTCTTCCGGCTCATGGATCGGACGGAGGAGATCGTTGTCGGCGGCTCGGAAGGCGAGGTATCGCTGATCTGGCGCTTCCCGGCCGACAAGTGGGATGTCACGGTCACATATGAAGTTCGGGGGCTGCCTTCGCGGCATCCTTTGAAGAAGAATTTCTTGAGGATTCAATTCCCTCGGGACATTACGGCGAATTAA
- a CDS encoding DotU family type IV/VI secretion system protein has translation MGLGHLFNRSRKTPEAGFGAGGDPSRPSAALATTRTLSTLSSDLFSFIVTLRTRTDLGEPGDIRNRILDQLGRFEKEGKEAGYSTQQVDEARFAIVALLDEAILNSQWPGKNVWRSTKLQSQLFGINIAGEEFFKRLDRLRMNPGENRPALEVYHDALVLGFSGRYVLSGPEKRDALLLELARELTGDNIFMVEKLSPHWKRPDDFPEVVGEGFPIWATALLFIPAMALLIIVFGLVARIAGSHAADEIRSLLATIGF, from the coding sequence ATGGGACTGGGTCATCTGTTCAACCGGAGTAGGAAAACACCGGAGGCGGGGTTCGGCGCCGGCGGGGACCCTTCTCGGCCATCGGCGGCCCTCGCAACCACCCGGACGCTGAGCACTCTGTCCTCCGATCTCTTTTCCTTTATCGTCACGTTGCGCACGAGGACCGATCTCGGCGAGCCCGGGGATATCCGCAATAGGATTTTGGATCAGCTGGGACGATTTGAGAAAGAGGGCAAAGAGGCCGGGTACTCCACACAGCAGGTTGATGAAGCCCGCTTCGCCATCGTCGCCCTTCTCGACGAAGCGATTCTCAATTCACAATGGCCTGGGAAAAATGTTTGGCGTTCGACGAAGCTGCAATCGCAGCTCTTCGGCATCAATATCGCCGGTGAGGAGTTTTTCAAGCGGCTCGACAGGCTGCGCATGAATCCGGGGGAGAACCGGCCCGCGCTCGAGGTTTATCACGATGCGCTGGTTCTCGGATTCTCCGGGCGCTATGTCCTCAGTGGTCCGGAGAAGCGCGACGCCCTGCTGCTGGAGTTGGCCCGTGAATTGACGGGGGACAATATCTTTATGGTGGAGAAATTGTCGCCGCATTGGAAACGGCCGGATGATTTCCCCGAGGTCGTCGGTGAAGGATTTCCAATCTGGGCGACGGCGCTCCTTTTTATACCCGCGATGGCCCTCCTTATAATCGTCTTCGGTCTCGTCGCCCGCATTGCGGGATCCCATGCGGCCGATGAGATCCGGAGCCTGCTGGCGACGATCGGATTTTGA
- the tssK gene encoding type VI secretion system baseplate subunit TssK: protein MSKRSRVIWNEGMLLSPHHFQLQDFYHEQRVADQLRSERMFSYGFNKLVLDEAAVQNGQIRIEETAGVFPSMAPFRAPEREEPPEARNVDEHFPIKETELPVYLGVRLHRPGQIQVSSGDDHESRFRRVSVAAMDEVTGEDEREVEVARTNLMILFPDDPLGEYDVLPLARVVRKPEGGYTYLKEFVPPLLSVEGSPYLLRLLQRLLEILVTRSTELSDRRRHSGKGAAEFGRDDVAGFWLLGTLNGAIPRLTHYLRFQGCSGEMVYLMLADLAGRLTTLSDQSPRDIPAYEHDHSGPVFKDLGTRIPGLLEISLPKNYARIPLTKMDQTMYTAAIQDDRHLDGSVSWFLGVTASLSTEEIQRNFPEKVKIASPDRVDFLLAHALTGVGLTLAQTLPASLPAQGNYVYFKMEKSGEVWDLVAGSRNLSIYIPPEFPGIHLELIAVWG, encoded by the coding sequence ATGAGTAAACGCTCCCGAGTCATATGGAATGAGGGGATGCTGCTTTCCCCCCACCATTTTCAGCTGCAGGATTTCTATCATGAACAACGCGTTGCGGACCAGCTCCGCAGCGAACGGATGTTCTCCTACGGTTTTAACAAACTTGTCCTGGATGAGGCCGCCGTGCAAAACGGGCAGATCCGCATCGAAGAGACGGCGGGTGTCTTCCCCAGCATGGCGCCGTTCAGAGCTCCTGAAAGAGAAGAGCCGCCGGAAGCGAGAAATGTTGACGAGCATTTCCCGATCAAGGAGACGGAGCTTCCCGTTTATCTCGGTGTGCGCCTGCATCGCCCCGGACAGATTCAGGTGTCATCAGGGGATGATCATGAATCGCGTTTCCGGAGGGTCTCGGTCGCCGCAATGGATGAAGTGACCGGGGAGGATGAGCGCGAGGTGGAAGTCGCGAGGACGAACCTCATGATCCTGTTTCCCGACGATCCCCTTGGGGAATATGATGTCCTCCCCTTGGCGCGTGTCGTTCGGAAGCCGGAAGGGGGTTATACATATCTGAAAGAGTTTGTCCCCCCGTTGCTTTCCGTAGAAGGCTCGCCGTATCTCCTCCGCCTGCTGCAACGCTTGCTCGAGATCCTGGTGACCCGGTCGACGGAGCTCAGCGACCGCCGCCGGCACAGCGGCAAAGGGGCCGCCGAGTTCGGCCGCGATGACGTCGCCGGGTTCTGGCTTCTGGGAACGCTGAACGGCGCCATTCCCCGGCTGACACATTATCTGAGGTTCCAAGGGTGCAGCGGCGAAATGGTCTATCTCATGCTGGCCGATCTGGCCGGCCGGCTGACGACCCTCAGCGATCAGTCACCCCGGGATATTCCCGCCTATGAACACGATCACAGCGGCCCGGTCTTCAAGGATCTCGGAACTCGCATTCCGGGGCTGTTGGAAATCTCGCTGCCGAAGAATTACGCGCGGATCCCGCTGACGAAGATGGATCAGACAATGTACACGGCGGCCATTCAGGATGACCGGCATCTGGACGGCTCGGTCTCATGGTTCCTGGGTGTTACGGCGAGCCTCTCCACCGAGGAAATCCAAAGAAACTTCCCGGAGAAGGTGAAGATTGCGTCGCCCGACCGGGTCGATTTTCTGCTTGCCCACGCCCTCACCGGAGTTGGTTTAACATTGGCGCAAACGCTTCCCGCCTCGCTTCCGGCTCAGGGCAATTATGTCTATTTCAAAATGGAAAAATCCGGCGAGGTTTGGGATCTTGTAGCCGGCTCGCGAAATCTGTCGATCTATATCCCACCGGAATTCCCGGGGATTCATCTCGAACTCATCGCGGTTTGGGGTTGA
- the tssJ gene encoding type VI secretion system lipoprotein TssJ encodes MKRRDLVLKFVVGLLMAGVVFSGCGIFGGKTQSRELVLILNGTDMLNSCGEEVANTLPIRIFQLSGDSQISIASLQGLWWDPEKELGDEFVDQLEMILEPSQRIPMNLKPADGASIIAVVGNFCQTEGSCWKWVSPIDKISSPQALTFDKFCIREAR; translated from the coding sequence ATGAAACGTCGTGATCTGGTGTTGAAATTTGTGGTGGGACTTCTCATGGCGGGGGTTGTGTTCTCCGGATGCGGGATCTTTGGAGGGAAGACTCAAAGCCGCGAGCTGGTGCTGATCTTGAACGGAACCGATATGTTGAATTCATGCGGCGAGGAAGTCGCCAATACGCTTCCCATCCGCATTTTTCAGCTCTCGGGCGACTCACAGATATCGATCGCCTCATTGCAGGGACTTTGGTGGGATCCGGAAAAGGAGTTGGGCGACGAATTTGTAGACCAACTGGAGATGATTCTCGAACCCTCGCAGAGAATCCCGATGAACCTGAAACCCGCGGACGGCGCCTCGATCATCGCCGTCGTCGGCAACTTCTGCCAAACGGAGGGGAGCTGCTGGAAATGGGTCAGCCCCATTGACAAAATCTCTTCCCCCCAGGCTTTGACATTTGACAAATTCTGTATCCGCGAGGCCCGCTGA